A genomic segment from uncultured Alistipes sp. encodes:
- a CDS encoding MBOAT family protein, with protein MTLPATDGFWEKLQALLTYDATSPLIFSSGLFLFLFAGFLLIYSAFRRAPMARIVYVVLFSLYFYYKSSGIYFLLLIFAAASDFLIARGIHHAERRRTKRWLVVLSVAVNLGMLGYFKYTNFLIDISNQLFGQGFLQFQNIFLPVGISFFVFQSMSYTIDVYRGQLKPLTNWLDYLFYLSFFPQLVAGPIVRARDFIPQIRQNPIRITREMFGTGVFLILTGLFKKAIISDYISLNFVDRVFDEPLLYSGFECLMGIYGYALQIYCDFSGYSDMAIGIALLLGFRFPKNFDAPYKSATITEFWRRWHISLSSWLRDYLYISLGGNRKGRLRTYWNLLLTMLLGGLWHGAAIRFILWGGLHGVALALHKLWMSVVPGAKALGSQMHWWSRAAGIFVTFNLVCFGWLMFRAESMQTVSLMLHQIFENFNAAMIPQVMAGYAGVFALIAAGYVLHLLPGRVDAAAQQLVVRAPLVMQVLMAAVMIWCVMQIKSSDIQPFIYFQF; from the coding sequence ATGACACTCCCCGCCACAGACGGATTCTGGGAAAAACTGCAGGCGCTCCTGACCTACGACGCCACCTCGCCGCTGATCTTCAGCAGCGGGCTTTTCCTGTTTCTGTTTGCGGGATTTCTGCTCATCTACAGTGCATTCCGGCGGGCCCCGATGGCGCGTATTGTCTACGTGGTGCTCTTCTCGCTCTACTTCTACTACAAGTCGAGCGGCATCTACTTCCTGCTGCTGATCTTTGCCGCGGCGAGCGATTTTCTGATTGCCAGGGGCATCCACCATGCCGAACGGCGCCGGACGAAACGGTGGCTCGTGGTGCTGAGCGTGGCGGTGAACCTCGGAATGCTGGGCTACTTCAAGTACACGAACTTCCTGATCGACATCTCGAACCAGCTCTTCGGACAGGGGTTCCTGCAGTTCCAGAACATCTTCCTGCCGGTGGGCATCTCGTTCTTCGTCTTCCAGTCGATGAGCTACACGATCGACGTCTACCGGGGTCAGCTGAAGCCGCTCACCAACTGGCTGGACTACCTCTTCTACCTGTCGTTCTTCCCGCAGCTGGTCGCCGGGCCGATCGTGCGGGCACGGGACTTCATCCCGCAGATCCGCCAGAACCCGATCCGCATCACGCGCGAAATGTTCGGAACGGGGGTCTTCCTGATCCTCACGGGCCTCTTCAAAAAGGCGATCATCTCGGACTATATCTCGCTGAACTTCGTCGACCGCGTCTTCGACGAGCCGCTGCTCTACTCGGGCTTCGAGTGCCTGATGGGCATCTACGGCTACGCGCTGCAGATCTACTGCGACTTCTCGGGCTATTCGGACATGGCCATCGGCATTGCGCTGCTGCTGGGCTTCCGCTTCCCGAAGAACTTCGACGCCCCGTACAAGTCGGCGACGATCACCGAATTCTGGCGGCGCTGGCACATCTCGCTCTCGTCGTGGCTACGCGACTACCTCTACATCTCGCTGGGCGGCAACCGCAAGGGTCGCCTGCGCACCTACTGGAACCTGCTCCTCACGATGCTGCTGGGCGGGCTGTGGCACGGTGCGGCGATACGTTTCATCCTCTGGGGCGGGCTGCACGGCGTGGCGCTGGCGCTGCACAAGCTCTGGATGAGCGTCGTGCCGGGGGCCAAGGCCCTGGGGTCGCAGATGCACTGGTGGAGCCGTGCGGCGGGGATCTTCGTGACCTTCAACCTGGTCTGCTTCGGCTGGCTGATGTTCCGGGCCGAATCGATGCAGACGGTCTCGCTGATGCTGCACCAGATCTTCGAGAACTTCAACGCCGCGATGATCCCGCAGGTCATGGCGGGCTACGCCGGGGTCTTCGCGCTGATCGCCGCGGGTTACGTGCTGCACCTGCTGCCGGGACGAGTCGACGCCGCGGCGCAGCAATTGGTGGTCCGGGCGCCGCTGGTCATGCAGGTGCTAATGGCCGCCGTGATGATCTGGTGCGTCATGCAGATCAAATCGAGCGACATACAGCCCTTCATCTACTTCCAATTTTAA
- a CDS encoding phosphatase PAP2 family protein → MQNLDRQLFLALNFDGGPTWDRVMLTLSGTTMWIPLYVLILWLVWRQAGWRGMVWFLVLMAAAVALADMIAGIFKHNGLLGGLLPDFEPRWRPMFTPSLEGLDIAPDSLRVLRRLSPEALAAAGYSGDWAVHVPVEAVSGRYGSVSAHAATIVTLALFAARVIRRRWFSILVTLCALMICYSRIYLGKHFPMDLVWGALVGATLGWAVCIAYRRLTKGKQADK, encoded by the coding sequence ATGCAGAACCTTGACCGGCAACTCTTTCTGGCACTGAACTTCGACGGCGGACCGACGTGGGACCGTGTGATGCTCACGCTCTCGGGCACGACGATGTGGATCCCGCTCTACGTGCTGATTCTCTGGCTCGTATGGCGACAGGCCGGATGGCGGGGAATGGTGTGGTTTCTGGTGCTGATGGCGGCGGCCGTGGCGCTGGCCGACATGATCGCGGGAATCTTCAAGCACAACGGCCTGTTAGGGGGCCTGCTGCCCGATTTCGAACCGCGCTGGCGACCGATGTTCACCCCCTCGCTCGAAGGGCTTGACATCGCACCCGACTCGCTGCGCGTGCTGCGGCGCCTCTCCCCCGAGGCATTGGCCGCAGCGGGCTATTCGGGCGACTGGGCGGTGCACGTCCCCGTCGAAGCGGTCAGCGGCCGCTACGGCAGCGTCTCGGCACACGCTGCTACGATCGTGACGCTGGCGCTCTTTGCGGCCCGGGTAATCCGCCGGCGGTGGTTTTCGATACTGGTTACGCTCTGTGCCCTCATGATCTGCTACTCGCGCATCTATCTCGGCAAGCACTTCCCGATGGACCTCGTCTGGGGCGCGCTGGTCGGCGCGACCCTGGGGTGGGCGGTCTGCATCGCCTACCGCCGCCTGACCAAAGGAAAACAGGCGGACAAGTAA
- a CDS encoding DNA/RNA non-specific endonuclease: MKQILSLRFLSGIRRFPMLFLGVPAAVLSLFTACGDDSADDDLYAAVQPVTFTFDESDPAKNTVQVMANTAWQVYWTPDVAGVSVSPATGSGNGSFCVTEMPEGETLQFGVKPVSGKSVPTYATVTRPAAEPDAATLSVAPQTLTFDAAGTNRITVTSNASWTVTASDPGLAFSPAAGSGNGTITVTAAPVGTSTLTVTAGEGSTVKKATVTILRSAESSGETLFSLDFGPERSDWVWANQNEAWKTQTGTGASTVSYSLYNVQIASPYGSAGKYAGASGGSYARMYENPETDYFEIRHITLPAGQTDYTLSFGTIFPAGDMTLEVSADGTVWKPLVYTGASVYNTWAKTSVGFTLAEPASQLSIRLVPTGVDRQYGLNFDDIVLTAGGGGQQIDFGASGKEYRWAELPRNWVAPTSDRATISGDYAFYTHWTRSVRSNKVVRNYSYCYDTRRHNPIWVAYPMHAVYGEGGFDRTSPDPWAPDPALDASYQSKIYQSDGPNGSDPYQYWSTNTLSSLGLSGSWTKGHLCMSRERGGPDTEINRQTFYPTNVAPQPNTSGSTFGEVWGYIEALISGTGNRNNDITADDNSTNMNIVADTLFVVAGCYYQHDDWTDYDSSNYDQPTPDPNQKLCVMPTHQYKVLLRTRSGNTGKPIQECSADELQCVGFWLNTFTQLDASSARTVLREIAVPVSEIEQQTGFTFFPDVPEEVKQQCNPADWGF, encoded by the coding sequence ATGAAACAAATTCTCTCTCTGCGTTTTCTGTCCGGCATCCGGAGGTTCCCAATGTTGTTTTTGGGAGTTCCGGCTGCCGTATTGTCGCTCTTCACGGCGTGTGGTGACGACTCTGCGGACGACGACCTCTATGCGGCCGTTCAGCCCGTGACGTTTACTTTCGATGAATCGGACCCTGCGAAGAATACGGTTCAGGTCATGGCCAACACGGCGTGGCAGGTCTACTGGACCCCGGACGTTGCGGGCGTTTCCGTCTCCCCGGCGACCGGATCGGGCAACGGCTCCTTCTGCGTGACCGAGATGCCTGAGGGAGAGACCCTCCAGTTCGGTGTGAAACCCGTTTCGGGAAAGTCCGTCCCGACCTATGCCACGGTGACGCGGCCCGCTGCCGAACCGGATGCGGCGACCCTTTCGGTCGCGCCCCAAACGCTGACTTTCGATGCCGCGGGGACCAACCGGATCACCGTGACTTCGAATGCGTCGTGGACGGTGACGGCATCCGATCCGGGCCTGGCCTTCAGCCCTGCGGCCGGGAGCGGCAACGGGACGATCACCGTCACGGCGGCTCCGGTCGGAACCTCGACGCTGACCGTTACGGCCGGAGAGGGCTCGACCGTTAAAAAAGCCACGGTGACGATCTTGCGGAGTGCCGAAAGTTCCGGCGAGACGCTCTTCAGCCTCGATTTTGGTCCGGAGCGCTCCGACTGGGTCTGGGCCAATCAGAATGAAGCGTGGAAGACCCAAACCGGTACGGGTGCGTCGACTGTTTCCTACTCCCTTTACAACGTGCAGATTGCGAGCCCTTATGGAAGCGCCGGGAAGTATGCCGGAGCTTCGGGCGGCAGTTATGCCCGTATGTATGAGAATCCTGAGACGGATTATTTCGAGATTCGGCATATTACGCTTCCCGCCGGGCAGACCGATTATACGCTCTCTTTCGGAACGATCTTCCCGGCCGGAGACATGACTCTGGAAGTCAGTGCCGACGGGACGGTCTGGAAGCCGCTCGTCTATACCGGAGCATCGGTCTATAATACCTGGGCAAAAACCTCGGTGGGCTTTACCCTTGCGGAGCCCGCCTCGCAACTCAGCATCCGGCTGGTTCCGACGGGTGTGGACCGCCAGTACGGGCTGAATTTCGACGATATTGTCCTGACGGCCGGAGGCGGCGGTCAGCAGATCGACTTCGGTGCGTCCGGCAAGGAGTACCGCTGGGCCGAGCTGCCCAGAAACTGGGTGGCTCCCACTTCCGACCGGGCGACGATCTCGGGCGATTACGCCTTCTATACCCACTGGACCCGCTCGGTCCGCAGCAACAAGGTGGTCCGCAACTACTCCTACTGCTACGATACGCGCCGCCACAACCCCATTTGGGTCGCCTATCCGATGCATGCGGTCTACGGCGAGGGTGGTTTCGATCGTACTTCGCCCGATCCGTGGGCTCCCGATCCGGCGCTCGATGCAAGCTATCAGTCGAAGATCTATCAGTCCGACGGCCCGAACGGCAGCGATCCCTACCAATATTGGTCAACGAACACCCTGTCCAGCCTGGGACTTTCCGGCAGTTGGACCAAGGGCCACCTCTGCATGTCGCGCGAACGGGGCGGTCCCGATACGGAGATCAACCGACAGACCTTCTATCCGACCAACGTCGCTCCGCAGCCCAACACTTCGGGCAGTACCTTTGGCGAGGTTTGGGGCTACATCGAAGCGTTGATCTCGGGAACCGGTAACCGGAATAACGACATCACGGCCGATGACAACTCGACCAATATGAACATCGTGGCCGATACACTCTTCGTGGTGGCCGGATGCTACTATCAGCACGACGACTGGACCGATTACGATTCATCGAACTACGACCAGCCGACTCCCGATCCGAACCAGAAACTCTGCGTGATGCCCACCCATCAGTACAAAGTGCTGCTGCGCACCCGCAGCGGAAATACCGGCAAACCCATCCAGGAGTGTTCGGCCGACGAGTTGCAGTGTGTCGGATTCTGGTTGAATACCTTCACTCAACTCGATGCTTCGAGCGCCCGGACCGTTTTGCGGGAGATTGCCGTTCCAGTCTCCGAGATCGAGCAGCAGACCGGCTTCACCTTCTTCCCCGACGTGCCCGAAGAGGTCAAGCAGCAGTGCAACCCTGCCGACTGGGGATTCTGA
- the lysS gene encoding lysine--tRNA ligase encodes MAIELSEQEQLRRQSLKALRDLGIEPYPAARYEVTATAREIAEGYDDNAKNFQEVRIAGRIMSRRIMGSASFFELQDHTGRIQVYIRRDDICPEGDPTLYNTVFKKLLDIGDFIGVEGFAFRTNTGELSVHCKHFTVLSKSIRPLPVVKEKDGKTFDAFTDPEVRYRQRYLDLIVNPQVKETFVKRAKIISTMREFFNSKGYVEVETPILQPIPGGASARPFITHHNSLDIDLYLRIATELYLKKLIVGGFDGVYELGKNFRNEGMDRTHNPEFTCMEIYVAYKDYRWMMEFTEQLLERISMAVNGTTELTIDGRQISFKAPFRRLTMTDAIREKTGYDITGQTEEQLREACKRLNVEIDDTMGKGKLIDAIFGQYCEEELIQPTFVCDYPIEMSPLCKRHRDNKELTERFELFVNGKELCNAYSELNDPIDQLERFQEQLRLSEKGDDEAMFIDMDFVRALEYGMPTCSGMGMGIDRLTMFMTGQSSIQDVLFFPQMRPEKKPVNDPVEAYTAIGVPEEWVPVIQKMGYLTVDSLRKLAPGKFFNDLCGFNKKNKLGLKAPSMEEVKAWCTKE; translated from the coding sequence ATGGCAATCGAACTCAGCGAACAGGAACAGCTTCGCAGACAGTCGCTCAAGGCCTTGCGCGACCTGGGCATCGAACCCTACCCCGCCGCCCGCTACGAGGTGACGGCCACGGCGCGCGAGATCGCCGAGGGTTACGACGACAACGCGAAGAACTTCCAGGAGGTCCGCATCGCGGGCCGCATCATGTCGCGCCGCATCATGGGCAGCGCCTCGTTCTTCGAGCTGCAGGACCACACGGGCCGCATCCAGGTCTACATCCGCCGCGACGACATCTGCCCCGAAGGGGACCCGACGCTCTACAATACGGTCTTCAAGAAACTCCTCGACATCGGCGACTTCATCGGGGTCGAAGGGTTTGCATTCCGCACCAACACCGGCGAACTCTCCGTACACTGCAAGCACTTCACCGTGCTGTCCAAGTCGATCCGCCCGCTACCCGTCGTCAAGGAGAAGGACGGCAAGACCTTCGACGCCTTCACCGACCCGGAGGTGCGCTACCGCCAGCGCTATCTCGACCTGATCGTCAACCCGCAGGTCAAGGAGACCTTCGTCAAGCGCGCGAAGATCATCTCGACGATGCGCGAGTTCTTCAACTCGAAGGGCTATGTCGAGGTCGAGACGCCGATCCTGCAGCCCATTCCGGGCGGAGCCTCGGCGCGTCCCTTCATCACGCACCACAACTCGCTCGACATCGACCTCTACCTGCGCATCGCCACGGAGCTCTACCTCAAAAAGCTGATCGTCGGCGGATTCGACGGTGTCTACGAGCTGGGCAAGAACTTCCGCAACGAGGGCATGGACCGCACGCACAACCCCGAGTTCACCTGCATGGAGATCTACGTCGCCTACAAGGACTACCGCTGGATGATGGAGTTCACCGAGCAGTTGCTCGAACGGATCTCGATGGCCGTGAACGGCACCACGGAGCTGACGATCGACGGACGGCAGATCTCGTTCAAGGCGCCGTTCCGCCGCCTGACGATGACCGACGCCATCCGCGAGAAGACCGGCTACGACATCACGGGCCAGACGGAAGAGCAGCTGCGCGAAGCCTGCAAACGGCTCAACGTCGAGATCGACGACACGATGGGCAAGGGCAAGCTCATCGACGCCATCTTCGGTCAATACTGCGAGGAGGAGCTCATCCAGCCGACATTCGTCTGCGACTACCCGATCGAGATGTCGCCGCTGTGCAAGCGCCACCGCGACAACAAGGAGCTCACGGAGCGTTTCGAGCTCTTCGTCAACGGCAAGGAGCTCTGCAACGCCTACTCGGAGCTCAACGACCCGATCGACCAGCTGGAGCGCTTCCAGGAGCAGCTGCGCCTCTCGGAGAAGGGCGACGACGAGGCGATGTTCATCGACATGGACTTCGTCCGCGCACTGGAATACGGCATGCCGACCTGCTCGGGCATGGGCATGGGCATCGACCGTCTGACGATGTTCATGACGGGTCAGAGCTCGATTCAGGACGTGCTCTTCTTCCCGCAGATGCGCCCCGAGAAGAAGCCCGTGAACGATCCCGTCGAGGCCTACACCGCCATCGGGGTTCCCGAGGAGTGGGTTCCGGTGATCCAGAAGATGGGCTACCTGACGGTCGACTCGCTGCGCAAGCTCGCCCCGGGCAAGTTCTTCAACGACCTCTGCGGCTTCAACAAGAAGAACAAACTCGGCCTGAAGGCCCCCTCGATGGAGGAGGTCAAGGCGTGGTGCACGAAGGAATAG
- the tpiA gene encoding triose-phosphate isomerase, which produces MRKKIVAGNWKMNTLPAEGVELAKGVVAGRGEVCSCVNFIVCPPFTHLAMVAEALKGSDVELGAQNCAAEAKGAYTGEVAAQMIAALGCKYVILGHSERRQYYGETSETLNKKMAQAYANNLTPIYCVGENLDEREAGKHFDVVKAQIEEVVYNLSEEQFRNLVIAYEPVWAIGTGKTATADQAQEIHAYIRKVLADKFGAAAAECPILYGGSCKPSNAAEIFAKEDVDGGLIGGAALKAEDFLAIGKGFQK; this is translated from the coding sequence ATGAGAAAGAAAATCGTTGCCGGCAATTGGAAGATGAATACGCTTCCCGCCGAAGGAGTCGAACTGGCAAAAGGCGTCGTTGCAGGACGCGGCGAGGTATGCTCGTGCGTGAACTTCATCGTCTGCCCGCCGTTCACCCACCTTGCGATGGTTGCCGAGGCCCTGAAGGGCTCGGACGTCGAACTCGGAGCCCAGAACTGCGCCGCCGAGGCCAAGGGTGCCTACACGGGTGAGGTCGCCGCACAGATGATCGCCGCCCTGGGTTGCAAGTACGTGATCCTCGGACACTCGGAGCGCCGCCAGTACTACGGCGAGACGTCGGAGACGCTCAACAAGAAGATGGCCCAGGCCTATGCCAACAACCTGACGCCGATCTACTGCGTGGGCGAAAACCTCGATGAGCGCGAGGCCGGCAAGCACTTCGACGTGGTGAAGGCCCAGATCGAAGAGGTCGTCTACAACCTCTCGGAGGAGCAGTTCAGGAATCTCGTGATCGCCTACGAACCCGTCTGGGCCATCGGTACGGGCAAGACCGCCACGGCCGACCAGGCTCAGGAGATCCACGCCTACATCCGCAAGGTGCTGGCCGACAAGTTCGGAGCCGCCGCTGCCGAGTGCCCGATCCTCTACGGAGGTTCGTGCAAGCCCTCGAACGCTGCCGAAATCTTCGCCAAGGAGGATGTCGACGGCGGTCTGATCGGCGGTGCCGCCCTGAAGGCCGAGGATTTCCTCGCTATCGGCAAGGGATTTCAGAAATAG
- a CDS encoding MaoC family dehydratase — MSKLIIHDFDDFARYTGQELGVSDYLKITQEQINLFADATLDHQWIHVDPERARTESPYKTTIAHGYLTLSLLPYLWGQVVEVENVKMLVNYGIEKLRFNQAVTVGSEVRLRATLLSLTNLRGIAKAEIKVALEIRDCPKTAMDATVVFLYHFK, encoded by the coding sequence ATGAGCAAACTGATCATCCACGATTTCGACGATTTCGCCCGCTACACGGGCCAGGAACTGGGCGTATCGGACTACCTGAAGATCACCCAGGAGCAGATCAACCTCTTTGCGGACGCCACGCTCGACCACCAGTGGATCCACGTGGATCCCGAACGGGCCCGGACCGAAAGCCCCTACAAGACAACCATCGCCCACGGCTATCTGACCCTCTCGCTGCTGCCCTACCTCTGGGGGCAGGTCGTAGAGGTCGAGAACGTGAAGATGCTGGTCAATTACGGCATCGAAAAACTGCGTTTCAACCAGGCGGTTACGGTCGGCAGCGAAGTGCGCCTGCGGGCCACGCTCCTCTCGCTGACCAACCTGCGCGGCATCGCCAAGGCCGAAATCAAGGTCGCCTTGGAGATCCGCGACTGCCCCAAGACGGCCATGGATGCCACGGTAGTTTTCCTCTACCACTTCAAGTAA
- a CDS encoding PepSY-like domain-containing protein — translation MKKIFVTVALLFAGITVSLADNDRPITLEQLPAPAQTFLKTHFADLTLAYAVEDPKLVGSEYEVTYTDRTEVEFRSNGEWSSVVRKYAAVPASIVPTQISAYVAKSSFPNQFIKKIERNSYTWEIELSNGIEIEFDKDFRVIDIDD, via the coding sequence ATGAAAAAGATTTTTGTTACCGTCGCTCTTCTCTTTGCCGGAATTACCGTTTCGCTGGCTGACAACGACCGCCCGATTACGCTCGAACAGCTGCCCGCTCCGGCCCAGACCTTTCTGAAGACCCATTTTGCCGATCTGACCCTCGCCTATGCCGTCGAGGACCCCAAACTGGTCGGCTCGGAGTATGAGGTGACCTATACCGACCGCACCGAGGTCGAGTTCCGTTCGAATGGCGAGTGGTCCTCCGTGGTACGCAAGTATGCGGCCGTTCCGGCCTCGATCGTCCCGACGCAGATCAGCGCTTACGTAGCCAAGAGCAGCTTCCCGAACCAATTCATCAAGAAGATCGAACGCAACTCCTATACCTGGGAGATCGAGCTTTCGAACGGCATCGAAATCGAATTCGACAAGGATTTCCGGGTGATCGATATTGACGACTGA
- the rplQ gene encoding 50S ribosomal protein L17, with the protein MRHNKNFNHLGRQAGHRKAMLSNMASSLILHKRIETTVAKAKAVRQFVEPLVTKSKEDTTHSRRVVFSYLKQKEAVTELFRTIAPKIAERPGGYTRILKTGFRLGDAADMCIIEFVDFNEAYTLGITPTAAAEAKPKTRRSRKSAAKKTDAVEDATVVEGEAKKAPAKKTAAPKSPKATAAKAAAPKAAKKTNVGKKM; encoded by the coding sequence ATGAGACACAATAAGAATTTCAACCACCTCGGCCGTCAGGCAGGACACCGCAAGGCGATGCTTTCGAACATGGCTTCGTCGCTGATTCTGCACAAACGCATCGAAACCACCGTTGCGAAGGCAAAGGCCGTTCGGCAGTTCGTGGAGCCTCTGGTGACCAAGTCGAAGGAGGACACGACCCACTCGCGCCGCGTCGTATTCTCGTACCTGAAGCAGAAGGAGGCCGTGACGGAGCTGTTCCGCACGATCGCCCCGAAGATTGCCGAGCGTCCGGGCGGTTATACCCGTATCCTGAAGACCGGCTTCCGGCTGGGCGATGCCGCCGACATGTGCATCATCGAGTTCGTGGACTTCAACGAGGCCTACACGCTCGGTATCACGCCGACAGCCGCCGCTGAGGCGAAACCCAAGACGCGCCGTTCGCGCAAGAGCGCTGCGAAGAAGACCGACGCTGTCGAGGATGCTACGGTAGTCGAGGGCGAGGCCAAGAAGGCTCCGGCCAAGAAGACTGCGGCTCCGAAGTCCCCGAAGGCTACGGCCGCCAAGGCTGCCGCTCCGAAGGCTGCCAAGAAGACCAACGTGGGTAAGAAGATGTAA
- a CDS encoding DNA-directed RNA polymerase subunit alpha: protein MAILAFQKPEKVIMLESTSSFGKFEFRPLEPGFGMTVGNALRRILLSSLEGYAITTVKVAGVDHEFAAIPGVMEDMLNIILNLKQVRFIRTVDNQDAEKVSINVAGVTELTAGYISNYLSFFKVLNPDLVICHLAPGTKMQMTLTIGKGRGYVPAEENTPADCEFGTLPIDSIFTPIKNVKYSIENYRVEQKTDYEKLNLEITTDGSIHPKEALKEAAKILIQHFMLFSDEKITVNMEDTSGAEEFDEDVLHMRQLLKTKLSDQDLSVRALNCLKAADVDTVGDLVKLNRNDLLKFRNFGKKSLTELDELLASLNLKFGMDVSIYKLDKD from the coding sequence ATGGCAATATTAGCATTCCAGAAACCTGAGAAGGTTATCATGCTCGAATCCACTTCGTCGTTCGGGAAGTTCGAATTCCGACCGCTGGAGCCCGGATTCGGGATGACTGTCGGTAACGCTTTGCGTCGTATCCTGCTCTCCTCGCTCGAAGGCTATGCGATCACGACTGTCAAGGTAGCCGGTGTCGACCACGAGTTCGCCGCTATCCCCGGTGTGATGGAGGACATGTTGAACATCATCCTCAATCTCAAACAGGTTCGCTTTATCCGCACAGTCGACAACCAGGATGCCGAAAAAGTGTCCATTAACGTTGCGGGTGTGACGGAGCTGACTGCCGGATATATCTCGAATTACCTGTCGTTCTTCAAGGTCCTCAATCCGGATCTGGTGATCTGCCACCTGGCCCCGGGGACGAAGATGCAGATGACGCTTACGATCGGCAAGGGCCGGGGTTATGTCCCCGCCGAGGAGAACACGCCCGCCGACTGCGAGTTCGGGACGCTCCCGATCGACTCGATCTTCACGCCGATCAAGAACGTGAAGTACTCGATCGAGAACTACCGCGTCGAGCAGAAGACCGACTACGAGAAGCTGAATTTGGAAATTACTACCGACGGGTCGATTCACCCCAAAGAGGCGCTCAAGGAGGCCGCGAAGATTCTCATCCAGCACTTCATGCTCTTCTCCGACGAGAAGATCACCGTCAACATGGAGGACACGAGCGGTGCTGAAGAGTTCGACGAGGATGTGCTTCACATGCGCCAACTGCTGAAGACGAAGCTTTCGGATCAGGATCTGAGCGTCCGCGCCCTGAACTGCCTGAAGGCTGCCGATGTCGACACGGTGGGCGATCTGGTGAAGTTGAACCGCAACGACCTGCTGAAGTTCCGCAACTTCGGCAAGAAGTCGCTTACGGAGCTCGACGAGCTGCTGGCCTCTCTGAACCTGAAGTTCGGAATGGACGTATCAATCTACAAACTTGACAAAGATTAA